The genomic interval CTTTGCATCAATAAGGAAAACGGTAAAATATCTTGGACAGGAGCCAATAATCCGCTGTGGTATATCCATTCAGGAGAACTCACTGAAATCAAACCAAACAAGCAACCCATTGGAAAAACTGAAAATCCAACTCCTTTTACAACACACCAACTAGATTTCATACCAAATACAACGTATTATTTGTTTACAGATGGAATGGCAGATCAGTTTGGTGGAGAAAAAGGAAAAAAATTGAAAAACAAACCTTTCCAAGAATTCTTACTTCAAATAGATTCATTGTCTTTGTCTAAACAAGCCGAACGAATTGACGAAAAGTTTGAAAACTGGAAAGCAGATCTAGAACAAGTAGATGACGTTTGTATCATTGGAATTCGGGTGTGAGTTGATTTTTAAAGATGAAAGTAAATCTAAATCTATTAGTTGGCATCTTTTTAATCATACTCACTTGGTTGTTTGTAGGAGTTTACAGAGATGGTGAATTTTACGAACCCAGCTTATTCATCAAATACAAACCTTCATTGAAAGTCTATTTCTATTCGCCATCTGGTATGTCGGATTTGACGATTGAAGACCTGCCCGAACTGGATAAATCAGAAGAGATAGCTTTTGAGGAATTTGTAGAAAACCAACATGAATTTAGCCAAAAAATATCTTTTCTAGCATCTCTTCTTATTCAGTTTACATTAACCTTCCTGAGTTTTGGATTGATTAAATCCAAAAGAAAACATCCCAATTATTGGATTCAATTCCCTGCACATTTTCTAATATGTTTCATTTTCGGGTTTGTGATTACGATTCTTATGCTGCAATTTGACAAATTTCTGATCACCATATTATTCAGTATTCTGATTCTTGGATTTAACAGTTTGATGCGGGTTTTGGTAAGTGGCTTTCGAAAAATTCCGAAGTTGCGCGATTAATCGGGGTATATGTATGATTCCGTACCTAAACCATTTTTAAATACAAAACGTGAATATTTACCACAAATGTTTTGAAGCGCCTACCGGTCGCTTCTTTTTCAATTGTTAATTAGGAGACTTAGCGAGACTGGTAAGCTCGCTTTAAATTTGTGCATTTGTGGTAAAAAAAGGAATGGGTGTGGATCGCAATCAATCCACCTCGGAATCCACAATCTCTACAACTCTCCCCACCAATTTATCAACGGTCATGATTTTGATTCCATGCGGATGAGACGGAGCGCTTGTAAGCAATGACTTTACAATTCCTTCTGTCAATTCGCCAGAAGATTGATGCTTCTTTTGGATAAATAATACAATCATTCCTGGTTTGATATCTTTTCGCTCTGGTTTCATGGTTCAAAATTACAGAGAATTGAATCAATCTCAAACCAAAATCGATGAATGTGAAATCATCTGGAAACAATCTGGATTCAAAATTATTATCTTGTCTTAATTTTGCATACATGCCGAACAAATATACCCGTTTCCTTCCTTTTGAAAAATATAGAGTTGTTACAACACTTTCCGAGGAAGAAATCATTGAACGTTTGAAGATTATTACAAGAACAATAAGCAAAATTCAGTTTTCTACAAGAAAGGCGGCTATTCTGCGTTCAAATTATGATTACAATGGGGAAATTTCAGGAAAAAATTTTGAGATCTGGCGCAATATTAATTACAGAAATTCATTCATTCCTATAATCACTGGAACTGTTGGCTCTAAATTGGATAAAACAGAGATCCATGTTTCCATGAAATTATCATTGCTTGCAAAAATAGTTTTGATAATTGTGCTTTCAATAGCATGTGTCATTTTCTTAATTGGTTTTACATTTTACCCTTTTGGTTTCAAGGTATTTATTCCAGTTTTTGCAATCATATTGAGTTATTTAGTGATATTTTTGGCATTTAAGTTAGAAGCGAGGATAAGCAAAAAGGATTTGAACACGATTTTTAAAGCAGAAACCGAAACAAATACCTTGTGAGATACTTATTTTTGAATCAACAACCCCTCAAAATTGATTTATATTCATGACTAAATTCAGTTCCGTTTTCATTTTTCTACTCATAGCTTTAAAACTAAGCGCCAATGATGGGGCATACTATTCCGGAGGAAGCACATTTTATCCACTGAAGGAAGGGAAGATATCTATGGATAAAGAAATCCTCTCCTTTAAAGTCATTAACAAGCAATGTTATGTCACTATTCATTTTGAATTCTTTAATCCCGAAAATGTAAGTCGAAAAATACTCGTCGGATTTCAAGCACCACAAGCGGCTGGCGATGTAAAAGAGGAAGAAATAAAATTTCCGCAAATCTTTGACTTTAAAGTCAGTCAGGATAGCAGGTTACTTCCCTTTCAGCTAAAAACAGCAGAATGTGAAGATTGTCCGTTGAAAGAGGAACAAACCATTTCATCGCATCAAGCAGGCAGTGGAATTTTCGTCTATCTTTTCGAGATTGAGTTCAGACCTGGAATCACATCGATCGATCACAGTTATCGTTTTCGGTCAGGTTCATCTGTAATGACTGACCAACTATACCCTTACATTCTTAAAACAGGAGCAAAATGGGCTGGCGGAACAATCAAGGATTTGACGGTAAACATCGATATGGGCAACGATTCGTATTTCTATGTAAGTGATATTTTTGGTAAAGAAGCTAATTGGTCAGTTCTTGGAATTGGTAAAACAACTTCCTCAGTTTACAACAATTATGAAGTAGATTGTAAGATGATACGAATATTAAGCGGACACCTTCAAATTCACTGTACTAATTGGAATCCGCAGCAAAACTTAGAAT from Fluviicola taffensis DSM 16823 carries:
- a CDS encoding YwbE family protein, encoding MKPERKDIKPGMIVLFIQKKHQSSGELTEGIVKSLLTSAPSHPHGIKIMTVDKLVGRVVEIVDSEVD
- a CDS encoding YARHG domain-containing protein, producing MTKFSSVFIFLLIALKLSANDGAYYSGGSTFYPLKEGKISMDKEILSFKVINKQCYVTIHFEFFNPENVSRKILVGFQAPQAAGDVKEEEIKFPQIFDFKVSQDSRLLPFQLKTAECEDCPLKEEQTISSHQAGSGIFVYLFEIEFRPGITSIDHSYRFRSGSSVMTDQLYPYILKTGAKWAGGTIKDLTVNIDMGNDSYFYVSDIFGKEANWSVLGIGKTTSSVYNNYEVDCKMIRILSGHLQIHCTNWNPQQNLEFGIIKPHCYEFAVYPKTLNRIMTAVNSLNVENLEDKIPYTKEELKFIRNTFFAQKGYVFSNSELSTYFSKFEWYIPNPNLKMSEIQFDTDVKLFIEEIQKKEKQ